The following proteins are co-located in the Apis mellifera strain DH4 linkage group LG11, Amel_HAv3.1, whole genome shotgun sequence genome:
- the LOC409241 gene encoding prohormone-4: MVQRLCTSVAALSLALSACVFFPRAVMAIDLSRFYGHFNTKRSGDACRPYEPFKCPGDDTCISIQYLCDGAPDCQDGYDEDSRLCTAAKRPPVEETASFLQSLLASHGPNYLEKLFGTKARDTLKPLGGVNTVAIALSESQTIEDFGAALHLLRTDLEHLRSVFMAVENGDLGMLKSIGIKDSELGDVKFFLEKLVKTGFLD; the protein is encoded by the exons ATGGTTCAGAGACTTTGCACTAGTGTAGCTGCGCTTAGCCTCGCCCTAAGTGCTTGCGTTTTTTTTCCGCGTGCTGTCATGGCGATCGACTTAAGTCGATTTTATGGTCATTTCAACACGAAACGTTCAG gagATGCTTGTCGTCCATATGAGCCATTCAAATGTCCAGGAGACGATACATGCATTTCGATTCAATATCTGTGTGACGGAGCTCCCGATTGTCAAGATGGATATGATGAAGATTCGCGATTATGCACAGCtg caaAACGACCACCAGTAGAGGAAACTGCTAGTTTTCTGCAGTCATTGTTAGCAAGTCATGGTCCAAActatcttgaaaaattgttcgGGACTAAAGCGCGGGATACTTTAAAGCCTCTTGGTGGAGTGAATACAGTTGCTATAGCGCTTTCCg AATCTCAGACGATCGAGGATTTTGGTGCAGCCTTGCATTTGTTACGCACAGATTTGGAACATTTGCGCTCCGTATTTATGGCAGTGGAAAATGGCGATCTAGGCATGTTGAAATCAATAGGTATTAAAGATTCTGAATTGGGAGATGTGAAATTTTTCCTTGAAAAGCTCGTGAAAACTGGTTTTCTCGACTGA